One segment of Streptomyces sp. NBC_01463 DNA contains the following:
- a CDS encoding spherulation-specific family 4 protein, whose protein sequence is MPYLTSTGTARRTSGAEQLGFGVPGCAHPLLAPVEWAELARPGTPLHWAVLDIDNGPGTRPDPHCLEAAGRLRNARERAVHGEESQDSVRASAGRLLGQLDLAYGNRPFGELIADARSYLDWYRVDGFYLDRCPAERPDLPAVRRLTGTLAALLEESDSGQDGGHLVLGHDTHPYPGYAEAADQLVTFRGAWTDYRWSQVAEWTAGYPPGRFAHFVHGVPRTHLEEAMRIARWQGAGTIFFTDRTGETDPANGRGQTDPFATLPRYWDEIVSRIGPGISE, encoded by the coding sequence GTGCCGTATCTGACCAGTACCGGCACCGCCCGCCGCACCAGCGGTGCCGAACAGCTCGGCTTCGGCGTCCCCGGCTGCGCGCACCCGCTGCTCGCACCGGTCGAATGGGCCGAGCTCGCCCGCCCCGGCACCCCCTTGCACTGGGCCGTCCTCGACATCGACAACGGCCCCGGCACCCGCCCCGACCCGCACTGCCTGGAAGCGGCGGGCCGGCTCCGCAACGCCCGGGAGCGGGCCGTCCACGGCGAGGAGTCGCAGGACTCGGTGCGCGCGTCGGCCGGCCGGCTGCTGGGACAGCTCGATCTGGCGTACGGCAACCGGCCCTTCGGTGAGCTGATCGCCGACGCGCGCTCCTACCTGGACTGGTACCGGGTCGACGGCTTCTACCTCGACCGCTGTCCGGCCGAGCGCCCCGACCTCCCGGCGGTCCGCCGGCTCACCGGCACGCTCGCCGCCCTCCTGGAGGAGAGCGACAGCGGGCAGGACGGCGGGCACCTGGTGCTCGGGCACGACACCCATCCGTATCCGGGCTACGCGGAGGCCGCCGACCAGCTGGTCACCTTCCGCGGGGCGTGGACCGACTACCGCTGGTCGCAGGTGGCGGAGTGGACGGCCGGCTATCCGCCCGGCCGGTTCGCCCACTTCGTCCACGGTGTCCCGCGCACCCACCTGGAGGAGGCGATGCGCATCGCCCGCTGGCAGGGCGCCGGGACGATCTTCTTCACGGACCGCACCGGTGAGACGGATCCGGCGAACGGGCGCGGACAAACCGATCCATTCGCGACTCTGCCCAGGTACTGGGACGAAATCGTCTCGCGGATCGGACCTGGTATCTCGGAATGA
- a CDS encoding TetR/AcrR family transcriptional regulator: MDRMTGEERRKQILQIASEEFSRGGYYGTSVETIARKADISQPYVFRIFGTKKGLFIFVVEDSFDRIVASFNEAAEGLEGVEALVAMGDRYRSLVRDRIFLLIQLHGFAASDDPKIRSAVQTGFGRMWNTIQENSGADDVTVKRFLALGMMLNDMAAMDLWNLDEPWAKACVASLPVESWSG, translated from the coding sequence ATGGACCGAATGACGGGCGAAGAGCGCCGCAAGCAGATTCTGCAAATTGCTTCCGAAGAGTTCTCCCGCGGGGGCTATTACGGCACCTCGGTGGAGACGATCGCCCGCAAAGCAGACATCAGCCAGCCCTACGTGTTTCGAATCTTCGGCACCAAGAAGGGTCTCTTCATCTTTGTCGTGGAAGATTCCTTCGACCGGATCGTCGCCTCCTTCAATGAGGCGGCAGAAGGCCTTGAAGGGGTCGAAGCCCTCGTGGCCATGGGCGACCGATATCGCTCACTCGTGCGCGACCGGATATTCCTCCTGATTCAGCTCCACGGCTTCGCCGCCTCCGACGACCCGAAGATCCGAAGCGCCGTGCAAACGGGATTCGGGCGCATGTGGAATACGATTCAGGAGAATTCCGGAGCCGATGACGTCACGGTGAAACGGTTTCTGGCTCTGGGCATGATGCTGAACGATATGGCTGCCATGGATCTATGGAACCTGGACGAACCGTGGGCCAAGGCCTGCGTGGCGTCCCTCCCCGTGGAGAGCTGGTCCGGCTGA
- a CDS encoding alpha/beta hydrolase: MLTGALAGCGGGTDDKPGKQAQTSAAAPSSATPASTAGGLPPLPASLTSQRLEWKRCKAPEGGSAPGSAWRCTTVDVPLDYAKPDGDTIGIALIRKEARDKGRRLGSMLFNFGGPGGSGVSILPRAAGSYGSLNTRYDLVGFDPRGVAASAGVRCRTDREQDSTNRKIDMTPDTAAEEAAFMKDGAAFGAGCERRSGKVLPFVGTTNAARDMDLIRAVLGDRKLTYFGMSYGTELGGTYAHLFPKNVGRTVFDAVVDPTADTVGHARNQTTGFQRALENYLKDRGQDPKAGTRRIAALLKRIDAEPLPTGTDRELNESLAITGIVLPLYSKSSWPTLTQALDEAEDGTGSMLLQLADSYNGRDEKGHYDTQNHSQRAISCADTTARPTAAEARAIVPEFAKLSPVFGPFLAWDTAGWCADWPVKGEHDTPEASAPGAGPILVVGTTGDPATPYEGARKMADELGEGVGILLTNKGEGHGAYGGSGCVTSTVDAYFLDGKVPADGKTCS; this comes from the coding sequence ATGCTGACGGGAGCGCTCGCCGGCTGCGGGGGCGGCACGGACGACAAGCCGGGGAAACAGGCGCAGACCAGCGCAGCCGCCCCGTCGTCCGCCACCCCTGCGTCCACCGCCGGCGGACTGCCGCCGCTGCCCGCGTCCCTCACCTCGCAGCGGCTGGAGTGGAAGCGCTGCAAGGCCCCCGAGGGCGGCAGTGCGCCGGGCTCGGCCTGGCGGTGCACGACGGTCGACGTGCCGCTGGACTACGCGAAGCCGGACGGGGACACGATCGGGATCGCGCTGATCCGCAAGGAGGCGCGGGACAAGGGGCGCCGGCTCGGTTCGATGCTGTTCAACTTCGGTGGTCCCGGCGGTTCGGGGGTCTCCATCCTGCCGCGCGCCGCCGGTTCGTACGGGTCCCTCAACACCCGCTACGACCTGGTCGGTTTCGATCCGCGCGGGGTCGCCGCGAGCGCCGGGGTGCGGTGCCGCACCGACCGGGAGCAGGACAGCACCAACCGGAAGATCGACATGACGCCGGACACCGCGGCCGAGGAGGCGGCGTTCATGAAGGACGGCGCCGCCTTCGGGGCCGGCTGCGAGCGCCGCTCCGGGAAGGTCCTGCCGTTCGTCGGCACGACGAACGCCGCCCGGGACATGGACCTGATCCGTGCGGTCCTCGGCGACAGGAAGCTGACGTACTTCGGGATGTCGTACGGCACCGAGCTGGGCGGCACCTACGCGCACCTCTTCCCCAAGAACGTCGGCCGCACGGTCTTCGACGCGGTCGTCGACCCCACCGCGGACACCGTGGGCCACGCCCGTAACCAGACGACCGGCTTCCAGCGGGCGCTGGAGAACTACCTCAAGGACCGCGGCCAGGACCCGAAGGCGGGCACCCGGCGCATCGCGGCGCTGCTGAAGCGGATCGACGCCGAGCCGCTGCCGACGGGGACGGACCGCGAGCTCAACGAGTCGCTGGCGATCACCGGCATCGTGCTGCCGCTGTACTCCAAGTCCAGCTGGCCCACGCTCACCCAGGCCCTGGACGAGGCGGAGGACGGCACCGGCAGCATGCTGCTGCAGCTCGCCGACTCGTACAACGGCCGTGACGAGAAGGGCCATTACGACACCCAGAACCACTCCCAGCGGGCCATCTCCTGCGCGGACACCACGGCCCGGCCGACGGCCGCCGAGGCGAGGGCGATCGTGCCGGAGTTCGCGAAGCTGTCCCCGGTCTTCGGCCCGTTCCTGGCCTGGGACACCGCGGGCTGGTGCGCGGACTGGCCGGTGAAGGGCGAGCACGACACCCCGGAGGCGAGCGCGCCGGGTGCCGGTCCGATCCTGGTCGTGGGGACGACGGGCGACCCGGCGACACCGTACGAGGGTGCGCGGAAGATGGCGGACGAGCTCGGCGAGGGCGTCGGCATCCTGCTCACCAACAAGGGCGAGGGGCACGGCGCCTACGGCGGGAGCGGCTGTGTGACGTCGACCGTGGACGCGTACTTCCTGGACGGGAAGGTGCCGGCGGACGGCAAGACCTGTTCGTAG
- a CDS encoding ester cyclase, giving the protein MVASTRTAAEVWDGWLEMWNEDPQAAHKIIGAEYRLHLPTAGATIDPATIRDAASMADWVSGFTGKFDGLRYETDFGPVADGELAVCRWFGTATCLGRTGWPSDVPGKRITWVGVDILRIVDGLIVEAWTQGAETGERPRSAA; this is encoded by the coding sequence ATGGTGGCGAGCACACGTACGGCGGCCGAGGTGTGGGACGGCTGGCTGGAGATGTGGAACGAGGACCCACAGGCCGCACACAAGATCATCGGTGCCGAGTACCGGCTTCACCTGCCGACGGCGGGGGCGACGATCGATCCGGCCACGATCCGGGACGCCGCCTCGATGGCGGACTGGGTGAGCGGCTTCACGGGGAAGTTCGATGGCCTGCGGTACGAGACGGACTTCGGGCCGGTGGCCGACGGTGAGCTCGCGGTCTGCCGCTGGTTCGGCACCGCGACCTGCCTGGGCCGGACCGGCTGGCCGTCGGACGTGCCCGGCAAGCGGATCACCTGGGTCGGCGTGGACATCCTGCGCATCGTCGACGGTCTGATCGTCGAGGCGTGGACGCAGGGAGCGGAGACGGGCGAGAGGCCGCGGTCCGCCGCCTGA
- a CDS encoding ketoacyl-ACP synthase III family protein yields MRFSDGLTIEATATWLPATTESGYALVADGVLDPEIPAAAGVVEVPVSHRESAPDMAVLAGRRALDGAGVRPADVGLLVHNWIYHQGHDFWSPAHYVADRIGARNALPFGIQQMCHAGAMALHTAAAHLTADPSYGTALVTTADRFGPTGFDRWRGDYQVAYGDGATAAVLGRSGNGLRLISHALRAAPDMESMYRGADAFSSAPFDHGRPLDIRRTKRAFIESGGMDLFAKTGPEAVRAVLLQSLSEAGLNADDPRIRYVALPRLGPKVLGLMYLPVIQELLTAQPLHLGARTGHLGCGDPLANLTDITAQRLLEPGEFALLLTGGGGFTWSCLVVQQTGGGAGGRRP; encoded by the coding sequence ATGCGCTTCAGCGACGGTCTGACCATCGAAGCAACCGCCACCTGGCTGCCCGCCACCACCGAGAGCGGATACGCGCTGGTGGCCGACGGTGTCCTGGACCCGGAGATCCCGGCCGCCGCGGGGGTGGTCGAAGTGCCGGTCTCCCACCGGGAGTCGGCCCCCGACATGGCGGTACTGGCCGGCCGGCGCGCCCTGGACGGCGCGGGTGTCCGGCCCGCCGACGTCGGCCTGCTGGTGCACAACTGGATCTATCACCAGGGCCACGACTTCTGGTCCCCGGCCCACTACGTGGCCGACCGGATCGGAGCCAGGAACGCCCTCCCCTTCGGCATCCAGCAGATGTGCCACGCCGGCGCCATGGCCCTGCACACGGCCGCGGCCCACCTCACGGCCGACCCTTCGTACGGCACCGCCCTGGTGACGACCGCCGACCGGTTCGGCCCGACCGGATTCGACCGCTGGCGCGGCGACTACCAGGTCGCCTACGGGGACGGGGCGACCGCCGCCGTCCTCGGCCGTTCCGGTAACGGCCTCCGGCTGATCTCCCACGCGCTGCGGGCGGCTCCCGACATGGAGTCCATGTACCGCGGCGCCGACGCGTTCAGCTCCGCCCCGTTCGACCACGGCCGCCCCCTGGACATCCGCCGGACCAAGCGGGCCTTCATCGAGTCCGGGGGCATGGACCTGTTCGCCAAGACCGGCCCCGAAGCGGTGCGCGCCGTCCTGCTGCAGTCGCTGTCGGAAGCGGGCCTGAACGCCGACGACCCACGGATCCGGTACGTCGCACTGCCCCGGCTCGGCCCCAAGGTCCTCGGCCTGATGTACCTGCCGGTCATCCAGGAGCTGCTGACGGCGCAGCCGTTGCACCTGGGCGCGCGGACCGGCCACCTGGGCTGCGGCGACCCGCTGGCCAACCTCACGGACATCACCGCACAACGTCTGCTGGAGCCCGGGGAGTTCGCCCTGCTGCTCACCGGCGGGGGCGGATTCACCTGGTCCTGCCTCGTGGTCCAGCAGACCGGCGGCGGCGCGGGAGGGCGACGGCCGTGA
- the moeZ gene encoding adenylyltransferase/sulfurtransferase MoeZ: MSLPPLVEPAAELTVDEVRRYSRHLIIPDVGMDGQKRLKNAKVLCVGAGGLGSPALMYLAAAGVGTLGIVEFDEVDESNLQRQIIHSQADIGKSKALSAKETVQGINPLVNVILHEERLEAENVMEIFAQYDLIVDGTDNFATRYLVNDAAVLLNKPYVWGSIYRFDGQASVFWSEHGPCYRCLYPEPPPPGMVPSCAEGGVLGVLCASIGSIQVNEAIKLLAGIGDPLVGRLMIYDALEMQYRQVKVRKDPDCAVCGENPTVTELIDYEAFCGVVSEEAQEAALGSTITPKQLKEWIDADEKIELIDVREPNEFEIVAIPGAKLIPKNEFLMGNALQDLPQDKRIVLNCKTGVRSAEVLAVLKSAGFADAVHVGGGVIGWVNQIEPEKPVY; this comes from the coding sequence GTGTCGCTGCCACCCCTGGTCGAGCCAGCTGCTGAGCTCACCGTCGACGAGGTCCGCAGGTACTCCCGCCACCTGATCATCCCGGATGTCGGGATGGACGGGCAGAAGCGGCTGAAGAACGCGAAGGTGCTCTGTGTGGGCGCCGGCGGTCTCGGCTCGCCGGCGCTGATGTACCTGGCCGCCGCCGGTGTCGGAACGCTCGGCATCGTGGAGTTCGACGAGGTCGACGAGTCGAACCTGCAGCGGCAGATCATCCACAGCCAGGCCGACATCGGCAAGTCCAAGGCCTTGTCGGCCAAGGAGACCGTGCAGGGGATCAACCCCCTGGTGAACGTGATCCTTCACGAGGAACGGCTCGAAGCCGAGAACGTGATGGAGATCTTCGCCCAGTACGACCTGATCGTGGACGGCACGGACAACTTCGCCACCCGCTATCTCGTCAACGACGCCGCGGTCCTGCTGAACAAGCCGTACGTCTGGGGCTCCATCTACCGGTTCGACGGCCAGGCGTCCGTCTTCTGGTCCGAGCACGGCCCCTGCTACCGCTGCCTCTACCCGGAGCCGCCGCCCCCCGGCATGGTTCCGTCCTGCGCCGAGGGCGGTGTCCTGGGCGTGCTCTGCGCGTCCATCGGCTCCATCCAGGTCAACGAGGCCATCAAGCTGCTCGCCGGCATCGGCGACCCGCTCGTCGGCCGGCTGATGATCTACGACGCGCTGGAGATGCAGTACCGCCAGGTCAAGGTCCGCAAGGACCCCGACTGCGCGGTCTGCGGCGAGAACCCGACCGTCACCGAGCTCATCGACTACGAGGCCTTCTGCGGCGTCGTGTCCGAGGAGGCCCAGGAGGCGGCGCTCGGCTCCACGATCACTCCCAAGCAGCTCAAGGAGTGGATCGACGCGGACGAGAAGATCGAGCTGATCGACGTCCGTGAGCCGAACGAGTTCGAGATCGTCGCGATCCCCGGCGCCAAGCTGATCCCGAAGAACGAGTTCCTGATGGGCAACGCCCTCCAGGACCTCCCGCAGGACAAGCGCATCGTCCTGAACTGCAAGACCGGTGTCCGCAGCGCGGAGGTCCTCGCCGTCCTCAAGTCGGCGGGCTTCGCCGACGCGGTGCACGTCGGCGGCGGCGTGATCGGCTGGGTCAACCAGATCGAGCCCGAGAAGCCGGTGTACTAG
- a CDS encoding NAD-dependent epimerase/dehydratase family protein, translating into MRVLLLGANGFLGRFVADRLLADPAVHLTALGRGDDADVRFDLAGGSPGALTRFLDAVHPGVVVNCAGATRGGARDLTRHNTVAVATVCEAMRRSGCTARLVQVGCSSEYGPSQPGSSTAEDAIPRPGGPYGVSKLAATELVLGSGLDAVVLRVFSPVGPGTPAGSPLGRLAEAMRRAMQSGDGELKLSGLGVQRDFVDVRDVARAVHAASLSAAQGVVNIGTGRAVRLRDAAAVLAKVAGYAGALHELDTPPARLPIGAPRTSAESVMEHLSATPSPYPDGCGAWQQADVRTARDRLGWRPRINLEESLADIWMEAACRI; encoded by the coding sequence ATGAGGGTGCTGCTGCTCGGAGCCAACGGATTCCTCGGCCGGTTCGTGGCCGACCGGCTGCTCGCCGACCCCGCCGTGCACCTCACGGCGCTCGGCCGCGGCGACGACGCCGACGTCCGCTTCGACCTCGCCGGCGGCAGCCCCGGAGCGCTCACCCGCTTCCTGGACGCCGTCCACCCCGGAGTCGTCGTCAACTGCGCCGGCGCCACCCGGGGCGGGGCCCGCGACCTGACCCGCCACAACACCGTCGCCGTCGCCACGGTCTGCGAGGCGATGCGGCGCAGCGGCTGCACCGCCCGGCTGGTCCAGGTCGGCTGCTCGTCGGAGTACGGGCCCTCGCAGCCCGGCTCGTCCACGGCCGAGGACGCGATCCCGCGCCCCGGCGGCCCGTACGGCGTCAGCAAGCTCGCCGCCACCGAACTCGTCCTCGGCTCCGGCCTCGACGCCGTCGTGCTGCGGGTCTTCTCGCCGGTCGGACCCGGCACCCCGGCCGGCTCCCCGCTCGGCCGGCTCGCCGAGGCGATGCGCCGCGCCATGCAGTCGGGCGACGGCGAGCTGAAGCTCAGCGGCCTCGGCGTCCAGCGCGACTTCGTCGACGTCCGGGACGTCGCCCGCGCCGTGCACGCCGCGTCGCTCTCCGCCGCCCAGGGCGTCGTCAACATCGGCACCGGCCGCGCCGTGCGCCTCCGTGACGCCGCCGCGGTCCTCGCCAAGGTCGCCGGATACGCGGGCGCGCTCCACGAACTGGACACGCCCCCCGCCCGGCTGCCCATCGGCGCCCCCCGCACGTCCGCCGAATCGGTCATGGAACACCTCTCGGCCACACCGTCCCCCTACCCGGACGGCTGCGGTGCCTGGCAGCAGGCCGACGTCCGCACCGCCAGGGACCGGCTCGGCTGGCGTCCCCGGATCAATCTGGAGGAGTCCCTCGCCGACATCTGGATGGAGGCGGCGTGCCGTATCTGA